Proteins from a single region of Thermodesulfobacteriota bacterium:
- a CDS encoding MBL fold metallo-hydrolase: MGIEIYPIRLGADYCYVIKDKGAIMIDGGTPGKGGKFIKSIKKTSLTSEEIRLIILTHGHWDHIGSAKDIKEITGAKIAMHKLEKEWLEKSLKPLPPGVTRWGRSFAKILALFMPLIHFPATDVDITLGDEEFSLIEFGISGKVIHTPGHSQGSVSVLLETGDAFVGDMAMNGFPLRFNPGLPILAEDLKKVNESWKMLLEMGAKTIYPAHGNSFSAEIIQKALTEEINNGK, from the coding sequence ATGGGCATAGAGATTTATCCGATACGTTTAGGCGCTGACTACTGTTATGTAATTAAAGATAAAGGAGCTATCATGATTGATGGTGGCACTCCAGGAAAAGGGGGAAAGTTTATCAAAAGTATTAAAAAAACCTCATTAACATCGGAGGAAATAAGACTGATAATATTAACGCACGGACACTGGGACCATATCGGATCAGCTAAGGATATCAAAGAAATCACAGGTGCAAAAATTGCCATGCATAAACTGGAAAAGGAATGGCTTGAAAAGTCTTTAAAGCCTTTGCCGCCGGGCGTTACGCGATGGGGACGTTCTTTTGCCAAGATACTGGCGTTGTTTATGCCTTTAATACATTTTCCTGCAACTGATGTCGATATCACCTTAGGAGATGAAGAGTTTTCTTTGATCGAATTCGGAATTTCGGGGAAGGTAATTCATACGCCAGGTCATTCTCAGGGCTCAGTCAGTGTTTTGTTGGAGACAGGAGATGCTTTTGTGGGAGATATGGCCATGAACGGATTTCCTTTGCGTTTTAACCCGGGGCTGCCCATACTTGCGGAAGACCTAAAAAAGGTTAATGAAAGTTGGAAGATGTTGTTGGAGATGGGCGCAAAAACGATTTATCCTGCACATGGGAACTCATTTTCAGCGGAAATAATTCAAAAGGCATTAACTGAGGAGATTAATAATGGAAAATAG
- a CDS encoding PadR family transcriptional regulator codes for MKENKSKFAIMGMLSMGPVSGYDIKKRFEKSLSYFWNESYGQIYPILKKLAKQGLATRSIEKQTGKPDRHVYALTDKGRKALQDWMVQPVDRQIGRHEILLKLFFGQHVSLADNIRQVEHFRELQSQKLEEIRATEKLLKTDYEDNPALPYWLITVKYGLHVNRAYLRWCKEALTILKGIEQKTES; via the coding sequence ATGAAAGAAAACAAAAGCAAGTTTGCCATTATGGGGATGTTGAGTATGGGGCCCGTATCGGGCTATGACATCAAAAAAAGGTTTGAGAAAAGTCTCTCATATTTTTGGAACGAAAGCTATGGTCAAATATACCCGATTTTAAAAAAATTGGCTAAGCAGGGGCTTGCGACCAGATCGATCGAGAAGCAGACTGGCAAGCCGGACCGTCATGTTTACGCCTTGACCGACAAAGGACGGAAAGCGTTACAAGATTGGATGGTTCAACCTGTCGATCGCCAGATAGGACGTCATGAAATTCTGTTGAAACTGTTTTTTGGACAGCATGTTTCGCTGGCGGATAACATCCGCCAGGTAGAACACTTCAGGGAACTTCAGTCTCAGAAGCTGGAAGAAATAAGGGCCACTGAGAAGCTGCTGAAAACCGACTATGAAGATAACCCCGCTTTACCCTATTGGCTTATTACGGTCAAATATGGGTTGCATGTAAACAGGGCATACCTTCGATGGTGTAAGGAGGCTCTGACTATTCTCAAAGGGATTGAACAGAAAACGGAATCATAA